In one window of Azotobacter salinestris DNA:
- the tldD gene encoding metalloprotease TldD translates to MSELLLPVSQQLLSPGGLDLDALPILLGELAGPGIDAADLYFQSQVSESWVLEDGIVKEGSFHLDQGVGVRAQSGEKTGFAYSNAITDEALRQAAQAARSIARAGRQGRVQAFAAAPVTSLYASLNPLEVIDRAEKVELLKRIDAATRTLDPRIKQVTVSLAGVWEHILIAASDGSLGADVRPLVRFNVSVIVEQNGRRERGGHGGGGRTDYRFFLEEERAMDYAREAVRQALVNLETIPAPAGTLPVVLGPGWSGVLLHEAVGHGLEGDFNRKGSSAYSGRIGEQVTSSLCTIVDDGTLAGRRGSLSLDDEGTPTQCTTLIENGILRGYMQDKLNARLMGVAPTGNGRRESYSHLPMPRMTNTYMLAGESEPEEIIASVKRGIYCASLGGGQVDITSGKFVFSTSEAYLIEDGRITAPVKGATLIGNGPEVMTRVSMVGNDLALDSGVGTCGKDGQSVPVGVGQPTLKIDAITVGGTGA, encoded by the coding sequence ATGAGCGAGTTGTTGTTACCTGTCAGTCAGCAGCTGCTGAGCCCCGGTGGCCTGGATCTCGATGCTTTGCCCATCCTGCTCGGCGAGCTGGCCGGCCCCGGCATCGATGCGGCCGACCTGTACTTCCAGAGCCAGGTGTCCGAGTCCTGGGTGCTGGAGGACGGCATCGTCAAGGAGGGCAGTTTCCATCTCGACCAGGGCGTCGGCGTGCGCGCCCAGTCCGGCGAGAAGACCGGATTCGCCTACAGCAACGCGATCACCGACGAGGCGTTGCGCCAGGCGGCCCAGGCCGCCCGCTCGATCGCCCGTGCCGGACGGCAGGGCCGGGTGCAGGCCTTTGCCGCCGCCCCGGTGACCTCTCTCTATGCATCGCTCAACCCGCTGGAGGTGATCGACCGGGCGGAGAAGGTCGAGCTGCTCAAGCGCATCGATGCCGCCACCCGGACGCTGGATCCGCGGATCAAGCAGGTCACGGTGAGCCTGGCCGGGGTCTGGGAGCACATCCTGATCGCCGCCAGCGACGGCAGCCTGGGCGCGGACGTGCGTCCGCTGGTGCGCTTCAACGTCAGCGTCATCGTCGAGCAGAACGGCCGTCGCGAGCGTGGCGGGCACGGTGGTGGCGGACGCACCGACTACCGTTTCTTCCTCGAGGAGGAGCGCGCCATGGACTACGCCCGCGAGGCCGTGCGCCAGGCGCTGGTCAACCTCGAGACGATCCCGGCTCCTGCCGGCACACTGCCGGTGGTGCTCGGACCGGGCTGGTCCGGCGTGCTGCTGCACGAGGCGGTCGGTCACGGTCTGGAAGGGGACTTCAACCGCAAGGGCAGTTCGGCCTACAGTGGCCGGATCGGCGAGCAGGTGACGTCCAGCCTGTGCACCATCGTCGACGACGGCACCCTGGCCGGCCGGCGCGGCTCGCTCAGCCTGGATGACGAGGGCACGCCGACCCAGTGCACCACGCTGATCGAGAACGGCATTCTGCGCGGCTACATGCAGGACAAGCTGAACGCCCGCCTGATGGGCGTGGCGCCGACCGGCAACGGCCGCCGCGAATCCTATTCGCATCTGCCGATGCCACGCATGACCAACACCTACATGCTGGCCGGCGAGAGCGAGCCCGAGGAGATCATCGCCTCGGTGAAGAGGGGGATCTACTGTGCCAGCCTGGGCGGCGGTCAGGTGGACATCACCAGCGGCAAGTTCGTCTTCTCCACCAGCGAGGCCTACCTGATCGAAGACGGTCGGATCACGGCGCCGGTCAAGGGCGCGACCCTGATCGGCAACGGTCCCGAGGTGATGACCCGGGTTTCCATGGTCGGCAACGATCTGGCCCTGGACAGTGGAGTCGGCACCTGCGGCAAGGACGGCCAGTCGGTGCCGGTAGGCGTCGGCCAGCCGACCCTGAAGATCGATGCGATCACCGTAGGTGGTACCGGCGCCTGA
- a CDS encoding carbon-nitrogen hydrolase family protein, producing the protein MNVAVLQMVSQDDVLANLATARRLLEQAAGGGARLAVLPENFAAMGRRDMAALGRAESEGQGPVLSCLRQAARDFGLWIVAGTLPLPPAGRPHAKAHACSLLFDDHGEQIARYDKLHLFDVDVADLRGRYRESDDYAHGERVVVADTPVGRLGLTVCYDLRFPELYGALREAGAELISAPSAFTAVTGAAHWHVLVRARALETQCYLLAASQAGWHPGPRETYGHSAIVDPWGRLLAEQAQGEGVLLASRDADEQAAIRQRMPVHRHRRFSVAAVPRPVEME; encoded by the coding sequence ATGAACGTGGCGGTGCTGCAGATGGTCAGCCAGGACGATGTGCTGGCCAACCTCGCGACCGCGCGCCGTCTGCTCGAGCAGGCCGCTGGCGGGGGCGCGCGTCTTGCCGTCCTGCCGGAGAACTTCGCCGCCATGGGCCGGCGTGATATGGCCGCCCTGGGCCGCGCCGAGTCCGAGGGGCAGGGGCCGGTGCTGTCCTGCCTGCGCCAGGCGGCCCGCGACTTCGGCCTGTGGATAGTCGCTGGCACCCTGCCGTTGCCGCCGGCTGGTCGGCCGCATGCCAAGGCCCATGCCTGTTCGCTGCTGTTCGACGACCACGGCGAGCAGATAGCCCGCTACGACAAGCTGCACCTGTTCGATGTCGATGTGGCGGACCTGCGCGGACGCTACCGCGAGTCGGACGACTATGCCCACGGCGAGCGGGTCGTGGTGGCGGATACCCCGGTCGGCCGGCTCGGCCTGACGGTCTGCTACGACCTGCGCTTTCCCGAACTCTATGGCGCCCTGCGCGAGGCCGGGGCCGAGCTGATCAGCGCTCCTTCGGCCTTCACGGCGGTGACCGGCGCCGCCCACTGGCATGTACTGGTGCGTGCGCGTGCGCTGGAAACCCAGTGCTATCTGCTGGCGGCCTCCCAGGCTGGCTGGCATCCCGGTCCCCGGGAAACCTACGGCCATTCGGCCATCGTCGATCCCTGGGGGCGGCTGCTGGCCGAGCAGGCGCAGGGCGAGGGCGTGCTGCTGGCCAGCCGCGATGCCGACGAGCAGGCGGCGATCCGTCAGCGTATGCCGGTGCACCGGCATCGGCGATTTTCAGTGGCGGCCGTGCCGCGGCCGGTCGAAATGGAGTGA
- the pmbA gene encoding metalloprotease PmbA — translation MNSAEMVGPQALPELRAKVERILAESARQGATACEVSVSIEQGLSTTVRQGEVETVEFNRDQGFGITLYLGQRKGSASTSATGEEAIRETVAAALAIARHASEDDCAGLPDAALMPGELPELDLFHPWAISPEQAIERALECEAAAFTADPRIRNADGTSLNSHQGCRVYGNSHGFIGGYASTRHSLSCVMIAEGEGQMQRDYWYDVNRRGEALADPQAIGRRAAERAARRLGARPVPTCEVPVLFSAELATGLFGHFIAAITGGNLYRHASFLEGTLGEQLFPEWLNLDERPHIPRALGSAAFDADGLPTRAKHFVEQGRLASYALGTYSGRKLGMPSTANAGGAHNLFVTHGDEDQAALIRRMGRGLLLTELMGQGLNLVTGDYSRGAGGFWIENGEIQYPVQEVTIAGNLRDMFRQIVAVGNDLEHRSNICTGSVLVERMTLAGS, via the coding sequence ATGAATTCAGCAGAAATGGTAGGTCCGCAGGCGCTGCCGGAGTTGCGGGCCAAGGTCGAGCGGATACTCGCCGAGAGCGCACGGCAGGGTGCCACGGCCTGCGAGGTGTCCGTATCCATCGAGCAGGGTCTGTCCACCACGGTACGCCAGGGCGAGGTGGAGACGGTCGAGTTCAATCGCGATCAGGGCTTCGGCATCACCCTCTATCTCGGACAGCGCAAGGGCTCGGCAAGCACTTCGGCGACGGGCGAGGAAGCGATTCGGGAAACCGTGGCAGCCGCACTGGCGATCGCCCGGCATGCCTCCGAGGACGACTGCGCGGGCCTGCCGGACGCTGCGCTGATGCCCGGCGAACTCCCGGAGCTGGATCTCTTCCACCCTTGGGCGATCAGCCCCGAGCAGGCCATCGAGCGGGCGCTGGAGTGCGAGGCGGCCGCCTTCACTGCCGATCCGCGGATTCGCAACGCCGACGGCACCTCGCTCAACTCGCACCAGGGATGCCGGGTCTATGGCAACAGCCACGGCTTCATCGGCGGCTATGCCAGTACCCGACACAGTCTCAGCTGCGTGATGATCGCCGAGGGTGAAGGACAGATGCAGCGCGACTACTGGTATGACGTCAACCGGCGTGGCGAGGCGCTGGCCGATCCGCAGGCGATCGGCCGGCGGGCGGCGGAGCGGGCGGCGCGGCGTCTCGGTGCGCGGCCGGTGCCGACCTGCGAAGTGCCGGTGCTGTTCTCCGCCGAACTGGCCACCGGGCTGTTCGGCCATTTCATCGCCGCCATCACCGGCGGCAATCTCTATCGGCATGCCTCCTTCCTCGAGGGAACTCTGGGCGAGCAGCTGTTTCCCGAGTGGCTGAACCTTGACGAGCGTCCCCACATTCCCCGGGCGCTGGGCAGCGCAGCCTTCGATGCCGACGGATTGCCGACCCGCGCCAAGCATTTCGTCGAGCAGGGGCGCCTGGCCAGCTATGCCTTGGGCACCTATTCGGGACGCAAACTGGGCATGCCGAGCACGGCCAATGCCGGAGGGGCGCACAATCTGTTCGTCACCCATGGCGACGAGGACCAGGCGGCCCTGATTCGCCGCATGGGGCGCGGCCTGCTGCTGACCGAGCTGATGGGGCAGGGGCTCAACCTGGTGACCGGCGATTACTCCCGTGGTGCCGGTGGCTTCTGGATCGAGAACGGGGAGATCCAGTATCCGGTGCAGGAGGTGACCATCGCCGGCAATCTGCGTGACATGTTCCGACAGATCGTCGCAGTAGGTAACGATTTGGAGCATCGCAGCAACATCTGCACCGGCTCGGTGCTCGTGGAGCGGATGACTCTGGCGGGAAGTTGA
- a CDS encoding HPr family phosphocarrier protein, whose protein sequence is MPACEVTIINKLGLHARAAAKFVGVAGRYACTVRIGRAPESLVDGKSIMAVMMLAAGKGTHIHLHTEGEQDREALEALVQLINNRFDEDE, encoded by the coding sequence ATGCCCGCCTGCGAAGTCACCATCATCAACAAGCTCGGGCTGCATGCCCGGGCAGCCGCCAAGTTCGTCGGCGTTGCCGGGCGCTATGCCTGCACGGTGCGCATTGGCCGGGCTCCGGAGAGCCTGGTCGACGGCAAAAGCATCATGGCAGTCATGATGCTGGCTGCCGGCAAGGGGACGCACATTCACCTGCATACGGAAGGCGAACAGGATAGGGAAGCGCTGGAAGCCCTGGTTCAGCTGATCAACAACCGCTTCGACGAAGACGAATAA
- the yjgA gene encoding ribosome biogenesis factor YjgA has product MSEFHQDFSEEKSKSQVKRELHALQELGERLTTLRPEQLDRLPLTDALRRALLDASKHTAHIARKRHIQYIGKLMRDQDVDAILALFEQLDASSRQYNERFHALERWRDRLLDGGDDALEAFVGDYPGTDRQHLRGLVRQARHEVEQNKPPAASRKIFKYIRELDESKRGLR; this is encoded by the coding sequence ATGTCTGAATTTCACCAAGACTTCTCCGAGGAGAAGAGCAAATCCCAGGTCAAGCGTGAACTGCACGCCCTGCAGGAACTCGGCGAACGCCTGACCACCCTCAGGCCCGAGCAGCTCGATCGCCTGCCATTGACCGACGCCCTGCGCCGAGCTTTGCTGGATGCGTCGAAACACACCGCGCACATTGCCCGCAAGCGGCACATCCAGTACATCGGCAAGCTGATGCGTGACCAGGATGTCGACGCCATTCTCGCCCTCTTCGAGCAGTTGGACGCCTCCAGTCGCCAGTACAACGAACGCTTCCACGCCCTCGAGCGCTGGCGCGATCGGCTGCTCGACGGCGGTGACGACGCGCTCGAAGCCTTCGTCGGCGACTACCCGGGTACCGACCGCCAGCACCTGCGCGGCCTGGTCCGCCAGGCCCGCCACGAGGTGGAGCAGAACAAGCCGCCGGCCGCCAGCCGCAAGATCTTCAAGTACATCCGCGAACTCGACGAGAGCAAACGCGGATTGCGCTGA
- the rapZ gene encoding RNase adapter RapZ translates to MRVIIVSGRSGSGKSTALDVLEDNGFFCIDNLPAVLLPELAERALLHTELIEPQVAVSIDARNLPSQLKRFPELLAEVRTRYILCDLLYLDADDETLLKRFSETRRRHPLTNENRSLAEAIREESRLLAPIKDRADLKIDTTHLNLYQLRDTLKLRLLNKPEPGTAFLIESFGFKRGMPVDADLVFDVRCLPNPYWKPDLRDFSGLDRPVADYLAAQPDVEDMYQDIQAYLQKWLPRFAASNRAYVTIAIGCTGGHHRSVYLADRLGRALKQSLKNVQVRHRDLC, encoded by the coding sequence ATGCGCGTGATTATCGTCAGCGGCCGCTCCGGCTCCGGCAAAAGCACCGCCCTCGACGTACTGGAAGACAACGGCTTCTTCTGCATCGACAACCTGCCGGCTGTCCTGCTTCCCGAACTGGCCGAGCGGGCACTGCTGCATACCGAATTGATCGAGCCCCAGGTCGCGGTGTCCATCGATGCACGCAACCTGCCCAGCCAGCTGAAGCGCTTCCCCGAACTGCTGGCCGAGGTGCGCACTCGCTATATCCTCTGCGACCTGCTCTATCTGGACGCCGACGACGAGACCCTGCTCAAGCGCTTCTCGGAAACCCGCCGACGCCATCCGCTGACCAACGAGAACCGTTCGCTGGCCGAAGCGATCCGCGAAGAAAGCCGGCTGCTCGCGCCCATCAAGGATCGAGCCGATCTCAAGATCGATACCACCCATCTCAACCTCTATCAGTTGCGCGATACGCTCAAGTTGCGCCTGTTGAACAAGCCGGAACCGGGAACGGCTTTTCTGATCGAATCCTTCGGTTTCAAGCGAGGCATGCCGGTGGATGCGGATCTGGTATTCGATGTGCGCTGCCTTCCCAATCCCTACTGGAAGCCGGATCTGCGTGACTTTTCCGGCCTGGACCGACCGGTTGCCGATTACCTCGCGGCCCAGCCGGACGTCGAGGACATGTACCAGGATATCCAGGCCTATTTGCAGAAATGGCTGCCCCGCTTCGCTGCCAGCAACCGTGCCTATGTCACCATCGCGATCGGCTGCACCGGCGGCCATCACCGTTCGGTCTACCTGGCCGACCGGCTCGGCCGAGCCTTGAAGCAGTCACTCAAGAACGTTCAGGTCCGCCACCGCGACCTCTGCTGA
- the rng gene encoding ribonuclease G yields MSEEILINITPMESRVAVVENGVLQEVHVERTQRRGIVGNIYKGRVVRVLPGMQAAFVDIGLERAAFIHAAEISTREGNAVENIAALVHEGQSLVVQVTKDPIGSKGARLTTHLSIPSRYLVYMPRTRHVGISLKIEDEAERERLKKVVADCVASEGIEHEGGFILRTAAEGAGADEILADIRYLRRLWDQIAGQIQTAGAPTVIYEDLSLALRTLRDLVSPRIEKIRIDSRETFQKVSQFVSELMPEIADHLEHYPGERPIFDLYGVEDEIQRALERKVMLKSGGYLIIDPAEAMTTIDVNTGAFVGHRTLEETIFKTNLEAATAIARQLRLRNLGGIIIIDFIDMEDEEHQRQVLRTLEKQLERDHAKTNIIGITVLGLVQMTRKRTRESLEQVLCEPCSCCQGRGKLKTAETICYEIFREILREARAYQAEGYLVLANQKVVDRLLDEESGNVADLEAFIGRPIKFQVEGTYSQEQYDVVLL; encoded by the coding sequence ATGAGCGAAGAAATCCTGATCAATATCACGCCGATGGAGTCGCGCGTGGCGGTAGTGGAGAACGGTGTGCTGCAGGAGGTGCACGTCGAGCGTACCCAGCGCCGCGGCATCGTCGGCAACATCTACAAGGGCCGGGTGGTACGGGTACTGCCGGGCATGCAGGCGGCCTTCGTCGACATCGGCCTGGAGCGTGCGGCATTCATTCATGCCGCGGAGATCTCCACCCGCGAGGGCAATGCGGTGGAGAACATCGCGGCCCTGGTGCACGAGGGGCAGAGCCTGGTAGTACAGGTCACCAAGGATCCGATCGGCAGCAAGGGGGCCCGGCTGACCACCCATCTGTCGATTCCTTCCCGCTATCTGGTCTACATGCCGCGTACCCGCCACGTCGGCATTTCCCTGAAGATCGAGGATGAGGCCGAGCGCGAACGCCTCAAGAAGGTGGTTGCCGACTGCGTGGCCAGCGAGGGGATCGAGCACGAGGGCGGCTTCATCCTGCGCACTGCCGCCGAGGGTGCCGGAGCCGACGAGATCCTCGCGGACATCCGCTATCTGCGCCGTCTGTGGGACCAGATCGCCGGGCAGATACAGACCGCCGGCGCACCGACGGTGATCTACGAGGATCTCAGCCTGGCCCTGCGCACCCTGCGCGACCTGGTCAGTCCGCGCATCGAGAAGATCCGCATCGACTCGCGGGAAACCTTCCAGAAGGTGTCGCAGTTCGTCTCCGAACTGATGCCCGAGATCGCCGATCACCTCGAACACTATCCCGGCGAGCGCCCCATCTTCGACCTGTACGGGGTCGAGGACGAGATCCAGCGGGCCCTGGAGCGCAAGGTGATGCTCAAGTCCGGCGGCTATCTGATCATCGACCCGGCCGAGGCGATGACCACCATCGACGTCAATACCGGCGCCTTCGTCGGCCATCGCACCCTGGAAGAAACCATCTTCAAGACCAATCTCGAGGCGGCCACCGCGATCGCTCGCCAACTGCGCCTGCGCAATCTGGGCGGGATCATCATCATCGATTTCATCGACATGGAGGATGAGGAGCATCAGCGCCAGGTGCTGCGCACCCTCGAGAAGCAACTGGAGCGCGACCACGCCAAGACCAACATCATCGGCATCACCGTGCTGGGGCTGGTGCAGATGACCCGCAAGCGTACCCGGGAAAGCCTCGAGCAGGTGCTCTGCGAGCCCTGCAGCTGCTGCCAGGGGCGCGGCAAGCTGAAGACGGCGGAAACCATCTGCTACGAGATCTTCCGCGAGATTCTCCGGGAGGCCCGCGCCTACCAGGCCGAGGGCTATCTGGTGCTGGCCAATCAGAAGGTGGTCGATCGGCTGCTCGACGAGGAGTCGGGCAACGTCGCCGATCTCGAGGCCTTCATCGGCCGCCCCATCAAGTTCCAGGTCGAGGGCACCTACTCCCAGGAGCAGTACGATGTTGTCCTGCTGTAA
- a CDS encoding YhdP family protein produces MPQSSRLLAVVLRILLGLGFLGLMLLALGVSLGRQLAPLVADTRLEVQARVRDVLDMPVAIRALEGRWTALAPRLLARDVTIGEGEDALHLERVQVRLDLLRTLLARELRVAALEVEGVSFTLAQDAEGRWTLEGTPQRGRQRPFNPDESLRALERIDHLSLLDSHVTFAPHGQEPFSFQNVDLTLRSDGWQQRLDGRLILPDGQPLQLSLHGELADEGWRESSAELYVSLPQSDWAGWVPRSLTADWRVDRLRAGGEFWLSWDKSRLQRAATRLQVPELRIRRTGQAPAEVHDLALSGHFLRDDEDIRALIDSLAVDFGTSRWDGVQIALEKQGAADTPSTWTLTANHLDLTPLTPLVQALAPLPEVAETALEALRPRGTLRNLRLDYRPQAEGGQRLAYAANLQGVAFDAWHGAPAADNVSGSVSGDLAGGELRLNGKDVALHLARLFPRPWRYRHAAGQLFWQIDEQSVTLRSPYVQTDGEEGRAAGDFLIRLRRDPAEEDYMDLRVGLRDGDARYAEKYLPTLSPGLSPQLADWLKSSIRAGRVDEGYFLYQGALNRGAEDAARSLGLFFKVRDAELAYQAGWPELREAQGEVFVEDSGVRVILDGGRVLDTRLSSARAEIPSARGGVPRLQLEGELEGSVGDGLRILREAPLETAEIFAGWSGEGPLQGRLTLDIPLRREAEQSSRVVAELRTEDARLHMAQPNLQLTRLQGAFTYDTARGLSAPEIRAQVFGRPVRGRALAEGRNGKARSRIQASGQVSAAALAEWLQVRQRLPLSGMLPYRLELLLDGANSWLQADSTLRGLRIDLPEPLGKPADESRETRWHMTLDGAERRYRLNYADRASLALAAPPGRFDEGRGELLLGGGQAQLPTARGLWLRGRIATLDWDAWQAALAPLASQGAEQVGLLRGAELDIGRFQGFGASLSSLGALLTSSRAGWSLQLEGPQIKGRIAIPTASQAPIVIDLSHLQLPVTTPGTVGAPSTPAAADPLQAVDPRKIPALDVRIARLQQGAELLGAWSLKTRPRPDGVQFNDLNLDLKGLRVLGSAGWQGRPGATRSWFRGRLQGGDLADVLLAWGFAPSASSETFRVDIDGNWPGSPAALALQRYTGSFDVSLRRGQFHEVEGAASALRAFGLLNFNAIGRRLRLDFSDLFGKGLSYDRVKGLVEGRDGVFRTEIPLTLTGPSSNLELDGVLNLPGDSIDARLLVTLPITNNLPLAALLVGAPAVGGALFVVDKLLGDRVARFASVQYRVQGPWREPRITFDKPFEKPR; encoded by the coding sequence ATGCCGCAATCCTCCCGCCTGCTTGCAGTTGTCCTGCGCATCCTGCTGGGGCTCGGCTTCCTCGGCCTGATGCTGCTGGCGCTGGGCGTCAGCCTGGGGCGCCAGCTGGCGCCGCTGGTTGCCGACACCCGCCTCGAGGTGCAGGCGCGGGTCCGCGACGTACTGGACATGCCGGTCGCCATCCGTGCCCTGGAGGGCCGCTGGACCGCCCTGGCTCCACGGCTGCTGGCGCGCGACGTGACGATCGGCGAGGGCGAGGATGCGCTGCACCTGGAGCGGGTCCAGGTACGTCTCGATCTGCTGCGCACCCTGTTGGCCCGCGAGTTGCGCGTCGCCGCGCTGGAGGTCGAGGGGGTGAGCTTCACCCTGGCGCAGGATGCCGAGGGGCGATGGACCTTGGAGGGGACGCCGCAGCGCGGCCGGCAGCGGCCGTTCAACCCGGACGAGTCCCTGCGTGCCCTCGAGCGGATCGACCATCTGTCGCTGCTGGACAGCCACGTTACCTTCGCGCCGCACGGGCAGGAGCCTTTCTCCTTCCAGAACGTCGACCTCACGCTGCGCAGCGATGGCTGGCAGCAGCGCCTCGACGGCCGCCTGATCCTGCCCGACGGCCAGCCGCTGCAATTGAGCCTGCACGGCGAGCTGGCCGACGAGGGCTGGCGAGAAAGCTCCGCCGAACTCTACGTCAGCCTGCCGCAGAGCGACTGGGCGGGCTGGGTGCCACGCAGCCTGACCGCTGACTGGCGAGTCGACCGGCTGCGTGCCGGCGGCGAGTTCTGGCTGTCTTGGGACAAGAGCCGCCTGCAGCGCGCGGCGACCCGCCTGCAGGTGCCCGAGCTGCGCATCCGGCGTACCGGGCAGGCGCCGGCCGAGGTGCACGATCTGGCGCTGAGCGGGCATTTCCTGCGCGATGATGAAGATATCCGTGCCTTGATCGATTCACTGGCGGTCGACTTCGGAACATCCCGCTGGGACGGTGTGCAGATCGCGCTCGAGAAGCAGGGCGCAGCCGATACGCCCTCCACGTGGACATTGACCGCCAACCATCTGGACCTGACGCCGCTGACCCCGCTGGTGCAGGCCCTGGCCCCGCTGCCGGAAGTCGCCGAGACCGCCCTGGAGGCGTTGCGGCCGCGTGGCACCCTGCGCAACCTGCGGCTGGACTACCGCCCTCAGGCCGAGGGCGGCCAGCGCCTCGCCTATGCGGCCAATCTCCAGGGCGTGGCCTTCGACGCCTGGCATGGCGCGCCGGCCGCGGACAACGTCAGCGGCAGCGTCAGCGGCGATCTGGCCGGTGGCGAGCTACGTCTCAACGGCAAGGATGTCGCCTTGCATCTCGCGCGTCTGTTTCCCCGTCCCTGGCGCTACCGGCATGCGGCTGGTCAGCTGTTCTGGCAGATCGACGAGCAGAGCGTGACGCTGCGCAGCCCCTACGTGCAGACGGACGGCGAGGAGGGCCGCGCCGCCGGGGACTTCCTGATCCGTCTACGCCGCGACCCGGCGGAAGAGGACTACATGGACCTGCGCGTCGGCCTGCGCGACGGCGATGCCCGTTACGCCGAGAAATACCTGCCGACCCTCTCGCCCGGGTTGTCGCCGCAGCTGGCCGACTGGCTGAAGAGCTCGATCCGTGCCGGCCGCGTGGACGAAGGCTATTTTCTCTATCAGGGTGCGCTGAACAGGGGCGCCGAGGATGCGGCGCGCAGCCTCGGTCTGTTCTTCAAGGTGCGCGATGCCGAGCTGGCCTATCAGGCGGGCTGGCCGGAGCTGCGCGAGGCACAGGGCGAGGTGTTCGTCGAGGACAGCGGCGTACGCGTGATCCTGGACGGGGGGCGGGTGCTGGACACCCGGCTGAGTTCGGCCAGGGCCGAGATTCCCTCGGCCAGGGGTGGAGTGCCGCGCTTGCAGCTGGAGGGCGAGCTGGAGGGCAGCGTCGGCGACGGCCTGCGCATTCTTCGGGAGGCACCGCTGGAAACCGCGGAAATCTTCGCCGGCTGGTCGGGCGAGGGGCCGTTGCAGGGCCGGCTCACGCTGGATATCCCGCTGCGCCGGGAGGCGGAGCAGTCGTCGCGGGTGGTGGCGGAGCTGCGTACCGAAGATGCCCGCCTGCACATGGCCCAGCCGAACCTGCAGCTGACCCGCCTGCAGGGAGCTTTCACCTATGACACGGCCAGGGGGCTCAGCGCGCCGGAGATTCGCGCCCAGGTGTTCGGCCGGCCGGTGCGCGGCCGGGCGCTCGCCGAGGGGCGCAATGGCAAGGCGCGGTCCCGCATCCAGGCCAGCGGGCAGGTGTCCGCGGCAGCGCTGGCCGAATGGTTGCAGGTGCGCCAGCGCCTGCCGCTGTCCGGCATGCTGCCCTATCGCCTCGAGCTGCTGCTGGACGGTGCGAACAGTTGGCTGCAGGCCGACTCCACCTTGCGTGGCCTGCGCATCGACCTGCCGGAGCCGCTGGGCAAGCCCGCCGACGAGTCCCGCGAGACGCGCTGGCACATGACCCTGGACGGTGCCGAGCGTCGTTACCGGCTGAATTACGCCGACCGGGCCAGCCTGGCCCTGGCTGCGCCTCCCGGGCGGTTCGACGAGGGCCGCGGCGAGCTGCTGCTCGGCGGCGGGCAGGCCCAGCTGCCGACAGCGCGCGGCCTGTGGCTGCGCGGCCGGATCGCCACTCTGGACTGGGATGCCTGGCAGGCGGCTCTGGCTCCTCTGGCCAGCCAGGGGGCCGAGCAGGTCGGTCTGTTGCGTGGCGCCGAACTGGACATCGGTCGTTTCCAGGGGTTCGGCGCCAGCCTGAGTTCGCTCGGCGCCCTGCTGACATCCAGCCGGGCCGGCTGGAGCCTGCAGCTGGAAGGCCCGCAGATCAAGGGGCGCATCGCCATCCCGACGGCTTCCCAGGCACCGATCGTCATCGATCTGTCGCATCTGCAGCTGCCGGTCACCACGCCCGGCACTGTCGGTGCGCCGAGCACGCCGGCTGCTGCCGATCCTCTGCAGGCGGTGGATCCGCGGAAGATTCCGGCGCTGGATGTGCGCATCGCCCGTCTGCAGCAGGGTGCCGAGCTGCTGGGAGCCTGGTCGTTGAAGACAAGGCCGCGTCCCGATGGCGTGCAGTTCAACGATCTGAATCTGGATCTCAAGGGCTTGCGGGTACTCGGCAGCGCCGGCTGGCAGGGGCGGCCCGGCGCCACCCGCAGCTGGTTCCGGGGGCGCCTGCAGGGGGGCGACCTCGCCGATGTGCTGCTGGCCTGGGGGTTTGCTCCGAGTGCGTCCAGTGAGACGTTCCGTGTGGACATCGATGGCAACTGGCCGGGCTCTCCTGCAGCCCTGGCCTTGCAGCGCTATACGGGCAGCTTCGATGTCAGCCTGAGGCGGGGGCAGTTCCACGAGGTGGAGGGCGCGGCCTCGGCCCTGCGGGCGTTCGGCTTGCTCAACTTCAATGCCATTGGCCGCCGGTTGCGTCTCGATTTTTCCGACCTGTTCGGCAAGGGGCTGAGCTACGACCGGGTCAAGGGGCTGGTCGAAGGGCGCGACGGAGTCTTCCGGACGGAAATCCCGCTGACCCTGACCGGACCCTCGAGCAACCTCGAGCTGGACGGCGTCCTCAACCTGCCCGGTGACAGCATTGATGCCAGGCTGCTGGTCACCCTGCCGATCACCAACAACCTGCCGCTTGCCGCCCTGCTGGTCGGTGCGCCGGCGGTCGGCGGGGCGCTGTTTGTCGTGGACAAGCTGCTCGGCGATCGCGTAGCGCGTTTCGCCAGTGTGCAGTATCGCGTCCAGGGCCCCTGGCGAGAGCCTAGAATTACCTTCGACAAGCCCTTCGAGAAACCGCGCTAG